Part of the bacterium genome, CGGCCGGGATCTGTTTGAGCCCCGCAAGAAAGATCAGCATCGGCGACCCGAACTCCCACACCGCCAGAGCGATGACCGTCCAGACCGCTGTGGCTGGATTCCCCAACCATGAGGTGTGGGCCGGGAGGCCGGCGGCGGCCAGAACGGCGTTGACCACGCCGTCCGTGCCGAAAATCTGGCGCCACATCACCGCGACCGCAACGTTCGCCCCCACGATCGACGGCAGGTAGTAGGCGGCGCGGTACACGCCGACCAGTCTGCGGGGGGCGGTCATCAGCATGGCCAGCGCCAGGGCGAAGGCCAGCTTCAAGGGGACGGAGGTGAACGCGAAATAGAACGTCTGCCTGACGGACACCCAGTATCGCGGATCGTGCGAGAACATGCGCTCGAAATTCCGCACACCGATCCAGTGGGGCAAGGGCGAGAGGATATTGTAGTTGGTGAACGCCAGCACAAGCGAAGCGGCAATGGGGATGAACGTGAAGGCGAAGAACCCGATCAGCCAGGGCGCAATGAACAAATAGCCGGCCAGGTGGTGTTCCCCCAGGCGGACGCGCCTCCGTTCCCGCCGCCCGGTCTCCGGGCGGGCGGTCCGAAATTGGTTCGTGATCATGGCGCGCTCACGGACCGCGGCCTAGGATTTTTGCGCCAGCACCCTGTTGCCCTCAACCCTGAGGACCTTCGCCCCCTCCTCCGGAGAGATCTTCCCGAGGAGCACCGGACCAATCACCAGCGGATTGAAGACGTTGTTCTGGAAAGCCGCAAAGGCCTCCGGATCGGGCGGCGGCAGCGGGCTGCTGTCTGTCTGGACGCGCGCCACGTATCGGATCGTCTCCAGTTCGACCGGCTGGAGGAGCGGCTTGAGGGCCTCCTGGATCTTGGGCGCGATGGGGACGCCCCGCTCCGCCAATAGGACCCTGTTGGCCTCGATAGAGTTCGTAAAGTAGTCAATGACCGCGGCGGCTTCCTTGGGGTGCTTCGAATGCGAGGTGATGGAGAAGAACTGCGACGGCTTGAGGTAGTTGGACGGTTTGCCGCCCTTGGGCCTCGGCAGGTGCACCAGCTTGTAGTTGCGGCCCTTGCCGGCGGCCGCCGCCTCGGCGACGGCCTGGTTGCTCCATTGATAGGACATCGCGGCCTTGCCCTGTACGATCGGCTGCGCCTCGATATTTGAATGG contains:
- a CDS encoding sugar ABC transporter permease, producing MITNQFRTARPETGRRERRRVRLGEHHLAGYLFIAPWLIGFFAFTFIPIAASLVLAFTNYNILSPLPHWIGVRNFERMFSHDPRYWVSVRQTFYFAFTSVPLKLAFALALAMLMTAPRRLVGVYRAAYYLPSIVGANVAVAVMWRQIFGTDGVVNAVLAAAGLPAHTSWLGNPATAVWTVIALAVWEFGSPMLIFLAGLKQIPAELYEAAAIDGAGVLARFTRVTFPLLTPIIFFNFVVQMIFGFTVFTSAFIISNGTGSPLDTLLFYPLYLYQKGFRDFEMGYAAAMAWVLLVVVALLTALIFKSSRYWVFYAQEEA